A window of the Gemmatimonadota bacterium genome harbors these coding sequences:
- a CDS encoding Rne/Rng family ribonuclease, with translation MKREILISATQREVRVAIIEDEQLVELQVDRPENKRMVGDIYLGKVEAVLPGLQAAFVNIGTEKSAFLHNSDLVYDEDGDEDDDEEGDDEDEGGEADDAEAAASGEAQAEKPARKPRRGGRRRRKDPPKIEDVLKRGQSLIVQVSKEPISTKGPRVTAQVSMAGRFLVYMPFASRVGVSRKIGERAERQRLREQVQKVLPKDSGGVIVRTVGEDVTQETFSRELNTLITSWQKINKKTKFVGNPPKLLHRETSLTRGIIRDLFSTKVDRLTVDSKQVYNEIVEYLQGIAPELIERVNLYEDKIPLFDKEGVETEIRDLFKRRCELPSGGYLIIEPTEALVSIDVNSGRFTGKKDPEKTVTKTNVEAAREIARQLRLRDVGGIIVCDFIDMETKANRDRVLQELRTHLGRDRARTKAFAVSDLGLIEMTRQRVRQSHFHAMTEACPTCNGTGRVFTAETIVRRMERAVRRLASEGRRDAVIIKLHPDTAMYVLEEEKDLVKRLEKGVGFSLEMRDDPLLKPDEFKLVVKGAGRDITSQYAVA, from the coding sequence ATGAAGCGCGAGATCCTGATCAGCGCGACGCAGCGCGAAGTGCGCGTCGCGATCATCGAGGACGAACAGCTCGTTGAACTGCAGGTCGACCGTCCGGAAAACAAGCGGATGGTCGGGGACATCTACCTCGGGAAGGTCGAAGCGGTGCTGCCGGGACTCCAGGCGGCCTTCGTGAACATCGGGACCGAGAAGAGCGCCTTCCTCCACAACTCCGACCTCGTCTACGACGAGGACGGCGATGAGGACGACGACGAGGAGGGCGACGACGAGGACGAGGGCGGCGAGGCGGACGACGCCGAGGCGGCCGCCTCGGGTGAGGCGCAGGCCGAGAAGCCGGCGCGGAAGCCGCGTCGCGGTGGGCGCCGGCGCCGGAAGGACCCGCCGAAGATCGAGGACGTGCTCAAGCGCGGGCAGTCGCTCATCGTGCAGGTGTCCAAGGAGCCGATCTCCACGAAGGGCCCGCGCGTGACCGCGCAGGTCTCGATGGCGGGCCGGTTCCTCGTCTACATGCCCTTCGCCTCGCGCGTCGGCGTGAGCCGAAAGATCGGCGAGCGTGCCGAGCGCCAACGCCTGCGCGAGCAGGTGCAGAAGGTGCTGCCCAAGGATTCGGGCGGTGTCATCGTGCGGACGGTGGGCGAGGACGTGACGCAGGAGACGTTCAGCCGGGAGCTGAACACCCTCATCACGTCCTGGCAGAAGATCAACAAGAAGACCAAGTTCGTGGGCAACCCGCCCAAGCTGCTGCACCGCGAGACGTCGCTCACGCGCGGCATCATCCGCGACCTGTTCTCGACCAAGGTCGACCGGCTCACGGTCGATTCCAAGCAGGTCTACAACGAGATCGTCGAGTACCTGCAGGGGATCGCGCCGGAGCTCATCGAACGCGTGAACCTCTACGAGGACAAGATCCCGCTCTTCGACAAGGAGGGCGTGGAGACCGAGATCCGCGACCTGTTCAAGCGGCGGTGCGAGCTCCCGAGCGGTGGGTACCTGATCATCGAACCCACCGAGGCGCTCGTCTCGATCGACGTGAACTCGGGACGGTTCACCGGCAAGAAGGACCCGGAGAAGACCGTCACCAAGACCAACGTCGAGGCGGCGCGGGAGATCGCGCGGCAGCTCCGCCTCCGAGATGTCGGCGGCATCATCGTCTGCGACTTCATCGACATGGAGACGAAGGCGAACCGGGATCGCGTGCTGCAGGAGCTGCGCACGCACCTGGGCCGCGATCGCGCGCGCACGAAGGCCTTCGCGGTGAGCGACCTCGGGCTCATCGAGATGACCCGCCAGCGCGTCCGACAGAGCCACTTCCATGCGATGACCGAAGCCTGTCCCACCTGTAACGGGACGGGGCGCGTCTTCACCGCCGAGACGATCGTGCGACGGATGGAGCGTGCGGTGCGCCGCCTCGCGAGCGAGGGCCGTCGCGATGCGGTGATCATCAAGCTCCATCCCGACACGGCGATGTACGTCCTCGAGGAGGAGAAGGACCTCGTGAAGCGCCTGGAGAAGGGGGTCGGGTTCTCGCTCGAGATGCGCGATGACCCGCTCCTCAAGCCCGATGAGTTCAAGCTCGTCGTGAAGGGCGCCGGGCGGGACATCACGAGTCAGTACGCGGTGGCCTGA